A window of Streptomyces gilvosporeus contains these coding sequences:
- a CDS encoding cell wall hydrolase — translation MSAPSERQIPVPCGPQALAGLPEALRNVSYSAARHPGAGTPECTSSAGDAAGALAGGANCQRYAYAVLGHFGLVVPPLRSAELWADERATVRAGQPRPLDLVLFDGGPVAGRPTGYGAHVGVHLAPGQVLHLCREVGRPAVWAYADFAARPRYARFLGAKRAVGAARG, via the coding sequence ATGAGCGCACCGTCAGAACGTCAAATCCCCGTTCCCTGCGGGCCGCAGGCGCTGGCCGGGCTGCCGGAGGCGCTGCGCAACGTCAGCTACTCGGCCGCCCGCCATCCGGGAGCCGGGACACCTGAATGCACGTCATCCGCCGGGGATGCGGCCGGCGCCCTCGCCGGGGGCGCGAACTGCCAGCGTTACGCCTATGCCGTCCTGGGGCATTTCGGTCTGGTGGTGCCGCCGCTGCGGTCGGCGGAGCTGTGGGCGGACGAGCGGGCGACGGTACGCGCCGGGCAGCCTCGGCCGCTGGACCTGGTGTTGTTCGACGGCGGGCCGGTGGCGGGCCGTCCCACCGGGTACGGCGCCCATGTGGGGGTCCATCTGGCGCCCGGTCAGGTGCTGCATCTGTGCAGGGAGGTCGGGCGGCCCGCCGTGTGGGCCTACGCGGACTTCGCGGCGCGGCCGCGTTATGCGCGCTTCCTGGGTGCCAAGCGGGCGGTCGGGGCCGCCCGGGGGTGA
- a CDS encoding S1 family peptidase: MHCRFRKAALWGATMAAVLAATGPFSPAHAAPRPDPTPQPSPRGMLDAMRRDLGLTPDQARTRLAQEAEAQRAAAAVRRVLSAPPAGMWFDKTVGKLVVAVTVGSDAERVRAAGALPKTVTHSRAALTELTRQISTRAGKGVPGVTGWGVDERANGVVVRVDRRSAGRATDAFENAVRSMAAPSRIPVTVERSDQVPRQQGGTVIGGERWMPGKEGICSIGFSVTGPGGFQGFLTAGHCTHNVDQDAFGKDGTRMGTSNKGGGHSVIGREGDFGLVTVDGDGWRLSPNVAGQGGQPVAVTGSQEGVTGMSVCHSGEATGWHCGEITRSEQTVDYGTAIVDGLSFTNACSAPGDSGGSYVTQPGSPKAVGLHSGGGTATCNDGGDTITIFQPVDEALAKWNLKLKRNGS, translated from the coding sequence ATGCACTGCCGCTTCCGCAAGGCCGCTCTCTGGGGCGCCACGATGGCCGCCGTCCTGGCCGCCACCGGCCCGTTCAGCCCGGCGCACGCCGCGCCGCGGCCCGACCCCACGCCCCAGCCCTCGCCCCGCGGCATGCTCGACGCGATGCGCCGCGACCTGGGACTGACGCCCGACCAGGCCCGCACCCGGCTCGCCCAGGAGGCCGAGGCGCAGCGGGCGGCCGCCGCGGTGCGCCGGGTGCTCTCCGCACCACCGGCCGGTATGTGGTTCGACAAGACCGTCGGGAAGCTGGTCGTCGCGGTCACCGTCGGCAGCGACGCCGAGCGGGTACGGGCCGCCGGTGCGCTGCCCAAGACCGTCACCCACAGCCGCGCCGCGCTCACCGAACTGACCCGCCAGATCAGCACCCGGGCCGGCAAGGGCGTACCCGGCGTCACCGGCTGGGGAGTGGACGAGCGCGCCAACGGGGTCGTGGTCCGGGTCGACCGCCGCTCCGCCGGACGGGCGACCGACGCCTTCGAGAACGCCGTACGCTCCATGGCCGCCCCCTCGCGCATCCCCGTCACCGTCGAGCGCAGCGACCAGGTGCCGCGCCAGCAGGGCGGCACCGTCATCGGCGGCGAACGCTGGATGCCCGGCAAGGAGGGCATCTGCTCCATCGGTTTCTCGGTCACCGGACCCGGGGGTTTTCAGGGATTTTTGACGGCGGGTCACTGCACGCACAACGTCGATCAGGACGCGTTCGGCAAGGACGGCACCCGCATGGGCACCTCCAACAAAGGCGGCGGGCACAGCGTGATCGGGCGCGAGGGCGACTTCGGGCTGGTCACCGTCGACGGAGACGGCTGGCGCCTGTCGCCGAACGTGGCCGGACAGGGCGGCCAGCCGGTCGCCGTCACCGGATCCCAGGAGGGCGTCACGGGGATGTCCGTGTGCCACTCGGGCGAGGCCACCGGCTGGCACTGCGGGGAGATCACCCGCAGTGAGCAAACCGTGGACTACGGCACCGCCATCGTCGACGGTCTGTCCTTCACCAACGCCTGCTCGGCGCCCGGCGATTCGGGCGGCTCCTACGTCACCCAGCCCGGCTCCCCGAAGGCCGTGGGGCTGCACTCCGGTGGCGGCACCGCGACCTGCAACGACGGCGGCGACACCATCACCATCTTCCAGCCGGTCGACGAAGCGCTGGCCAAATGGAACCTGAAGCTGAAGCGGAACGGTTCCTGA
- a CDS encoding DeoR/GlpR family DNA-binding transcription regulator encodes MDRVEAQEERRRRMRERVIAGGFVRTSDLADEFGVSLMTAHRDLDALQAQGWLRKVRGGATGLPSAQFHGSVAERMATMAATKQQLARAAATLLVPGQTVLLDDSTTCLLLAHQAAEHAPLTVITNSLPAITTLAKEPGIALITLGGAYFPAYDAFMGLHTADAVRAFRADVLFLSTTAVTNGRCYHTSPETVQVKRAMMESAARRVLVADHTKFTKDGLYALAPLTDFELLIVDDGLPAEQLRAIRAAGTEVMVVPQRG; translated from the coding sequence GTGGACCGGGTCGAGGCCCAGGAGGAGCGGCGGCGGCGGATGCGCGAGCGCGTCATCGCCGGCGGATTCGTCCGCACCTCGGATCTGGCCGACGAGTTCGGAGTCAGCCTGATGACCGCGCACCGCGATCTGGACGCGCTCCAGGCGCAGGGCTGGCTGCGCAAGGTGCGCGGCGGGGCGACCGGGCTGCCGTCGGCGCAGTTCCACGGCAGTGTCGCCGAGCGGATGGCGACCATGGCGGCGACCAAACAGCAGCTGGCACGGGCCGCGGCGACGCTGCTGGTCCCCGGTCAGACCGTGCTGCTGGACGACAGCACCACCTGTCTGCTCCTGGCCCACCAGGCCGCGGAGCACGCCCCGCTGACCGTGATCACCAACTCGCTCCCGGCGATCACCACGCTCGCCAAGGAGCCGGGCATCGCGCTGATCACGCTGGGCGGTGCCTACTTCCCGGCGTACGACGCCTTCATGGGGCTGCACACCGCGGACGCCGTACGGGCCTTTCGGGCCGATGTCCTGTTCCTGTCCACCACGGCCGTCACCAACGGCCGCTGCTACCACACCTCGCCGGAAACGGTGCAGGTCAAGCGGGCGATGATGGAAAGCGCGGCCCGCCGGGTACTGGTCGCCGACCACACCAAGTTCACCAAGGACGGGCTGTACGCGCTCGCCCCGCTGACCGATTTCGAGCTGCTGATCGTCGACGACGGTCTGCCCGCCGAGCAGCTACGGGCGATACGGGCGGCCGGCACCGAGGTCATGGTGGTGCCACAGCGGGGGTGA
- a CDS encoding MFS transporter: protein MTNSPPASPRSPLARLGIPPTLVWGYLGLLLFMIGDGVESGYLSPYLIDRGFSESRVALLFTVYGIAAGIAAWLSGVLSDLWGPRRVMWTGLAIWTVFQLLFLAAALPLGSYPLMMLGYGLRGLGYPLFAYGFLVWIAAVAPRARLGTAMGWFWFAFTGGLPTLGSLVASGLIPHIGAYATLWAALALVAAGGLLALLLVRDTRGAKRPRGTGEGPLATLVGSITILWRNPRVGMGSVVRVINTASQFGFFVIMPIHFTKTVGFSLTQWLHLLSAMFATNIFANLLFGVIGDRLGWRRTIAWFGGAGCTLSTLLLFYVPDAAGADFPLALLVAAFYGATLAGYVPLSALVPSMEPRHKGQALAALNLGAGASTFVGPAVVAAFVGPLGVAGVVWIFAGMYAVSTVLALFLKLPDESPAAAGAPQTAAEAAASAPA from the coding sequence ATGACGAACTCTCCTCCCGCCTCGCCGCGTTCGCCGCTCGCTCGCCTGGGCATTCCGCCGACCCTGGTCTGGGGGTACCTCGGGCTCCTCCTCTTCATGATCGGAGACGGGGTCGAGTCGGGCTATCTCTCGCCGTACCTGATCGACCGGGGCTTCTCCGAATCCCGCGTCGCGCTGCTCTTCACGGTCTACGGCATCGCCGCCGGCATCGCCGCCTGGCTCTCCGGGGTCCTCTCCGACCTGTGGGGCCCGCGCCGCGTCATGTGGACCGGCCTGGCCATCTGGACCGTCTTCCAGCTGCTCTTCCTGGCCGCCGCCCTCCCCCTGGGCAGCTATCCGCTGATGATGCTCGGCTACGGGCTGCGCGGCCTGGGCTACCCCCTCTTCGCGTACGGCTTCCTGGTCTGGATCGCCGCGGTGGCTCCCCGCGCCCGGCTGGGCACCGCCATGGGCTGGTTCTGGTTCGCCTTCACCGGCGGGCTGCCCACGCTCGGCTCGCTCGTCGCCAGCGGACTCATCCCGCACATCGGCGCCTACGCCACCCTGTGGGCCGCCCTCGCCCTCGTCGCCGCGGGCGGACTGCTCGCCCTGCTGCTGGTCCGCGACACCCGGGGCGCCAAGCGGCCGCGCGGTACGGGAGAGGGCCCGCTGGCCACGCTCGTCGGCAGCATCACCATCCTGTGGCGCAACCCCCGCGTCGGCATGGGCTCGGTGGTGCGGGTCATCAACACCGCCTCGCAGTTCGGCTTCTTCGTGATCATGCCGATCCACTTCACCAAGACCGTCGGCTTCAGCCTGACCCAATGGCTGCATCTGCTCAGCGCGATGTTCGCGACCAACATCTTCGCCAACCTGCTGTTCGGCGTGATCGGCGACCGGCTCGGATGGCGCCGCACCATCGCCTGGTTCGGCGGCGCCGGCTGCACCCTGAGCACCCTGCTGCTCTTCTACGTCCCCGACGCCGCGGGCGCCGACTTCCCGCTCGCCCTGCTGGTGGCCGCCTTCTACGGGGCTACGCTGGCGGGATACGTACCGCTGTCGGCGCTGGTGCCCAGTATGGAACCGCGCCACAAGGGCCAGGCCCTGGCCGCGCTCAACCTCGGCGCGGGCGCCAGCACCTTCGTCGGCCCCGCCGTGGTCGCGGCCTTCGTGGGACCGCTCGGCGTCGCCGGGGTGGTGTGGATCTTCGCGGGGATGTATGCGGTGAGCACCGTGCTCGCGCTCTTCCTGAAGCTGCCGGACGAGTCGCCCGCCGCGGCCGGTGCACCGCAGACCGCTGCCGAAGCCGCCGCCTCGGCTCCGGCGTGA
- a CDS encoding FGGY-family carbohydrate kinase yields MSVLTIDVGTTVIKSVVFDDQGTEIAVARQATEVLRPHPGWAEQDMEAVWRAVVHTVREVLDGLADPVWLVSFTAQGDGAWLVDDRGRPTGPAILWSDGRAGELLTAWQRDGLLEAAFRRNGSLTCTGMPNALFAWLAAHDPDRLARSATSLTAAGWLFLRLTGIRASDESDASAPFLDHSTGEYDPAILELFGLSDCRRLLPTVLGESERIAELTGPAGRELGLPAGLPVVMSPYDIAATARGVGVVNPGQACSILGTTLCTEIVRTEIDTGGEPSGIHIAYRGRERVLRAFPTLNGAEVLTWAARLLHLPGPPELAQLAFASEPGARGLTFLPYLSPAGERAPFLDPRARGTFWGMSLEHTPADLARAVFDGLSLVLRDSLAAARTDVSELRLCGGGANSDAWCALIADATGVPTARSGDTELGAKGAFLTGLVRTGAESSMHRAADKYVRMNRSWQPDPQRAAFYSELYEDFLAWRGLAREAGWRSGARWCPRPRVTPSAGGTRV; encoded by the coding sequence ATGTCCGTACTGACCATCGACGTCGGCACCACGGTGATCAAGTCCGTCGTCTTCGACGACCAGGGCACCGAGATCGCCGTCGCCCGCCAGGCCACCGAGGTCCTGCGCCCGCACCCCGGCTGGGCCGAACAGGACATGGAGGCCGTCTGGCGTGCCGTCGTCCATACCGTCCGCGAGGTCCTCGACGGGCTGGCCGATCCGGTCTGGCTGGTGTCCTTCACCGCCCAGGGCGACGGCGCCTGGCTCGTCGACGACCGCGGCCGCCCCACCGGACCCGCCATCCTGTGGTCCGACGGGCGCGCCGGGGAGCTGCTCACCGCCTGGCAGCGCGACGGCCTGCTGGAGGCGGCCTTCCGTCGCAACGGCTCGCTGACCTGCACCGGAATGCCCAACGCCCTCTTCGCCTGGCTCGCCGCCCACGACCCGGACCGGCTCGCCCGCTCCGCCACCTCGTTGACCGCCGCCGGCTGGCTCTTCCTGCGCCTGACCGGCATAAGGGCCAGCGATGAATCCGATGCCTCGGCCCCCTTCCTGGACCACTCCACCGGGGAGTACGACCCCGCCATCCTGGAGCTGTTCGGGCTGAGCGACTGCCGGCGGCTGCTGCCCACCGTGCTCGGCGAATCGGAGCGGATCGCCGAGCTGACCGGCCCGGCCGGGCGGGAACTGGGCCTGCCCGCCGGGCTGCCGGTGGTGATGTCCCCCTACGACATCGCCGCCACCGCCCGCGGCGTCGGCGTGGTCAACCCCGGCCAGGCGTGCAGCATCCTGGGCACCACCCTGTGCACCGAAATCGTCCGCACCGAAATCGACACCGGCGGCGAACCGTCCGGGATCCATATCGCCTACCGCGGCCGGGAGCGGGTGCTGCGCGCCTTCCCCACGCTCAACGGCGCCGAGGTGCTCACCTGGGCGGCGCGGCTGCTGCATCTGCCCGGCCCGCCCGAGCTGGCACAGCTGGCGTTCGCCTCGGAGCCCGGCGCCCGCGGGCTCACCTTTCTGCCGTATCTCTCGCCGGCCGGTGAGCGCGCCCCGTTCCTCGATCCGCGCGCCCGCGGCACCTTCTGGGGCATGTCCCTGGAACACACCCCCGCCGACCTGGCCCGCGCGGTCTTCGACGGCCTCTCGCTGGTGCTGCGCGACTCGCTGGCCGCCGCGCGGACGGACGTCAGCGAACTGCGGCTGTGCGGGGGCGGCGCCAACAGCGACGCCTGGTGCGCACTGATCGCCGACGCGACGGGCGTGCCCACGGCCCGCTCCGGCGACACCGAACTCGGCGCCAAGGGGGCGTTCCTGACGGGTCTGGTACGTACCGGGGCCGAGTCCAGCATGCACCGCGCGGCCGACAAGTACGTGCGGATGAACCGCAGTTGGCAGCCCGATCCGCAGCGCGCGGCGTTCTACAGCGAGCTCTACGAGGACTTCCTCGCCTGGCGCGGCCTGGCCAGGGAGGCCGGCTGGCGCAGCGGCGCCCGCTGGTGTCCCCGTCCGCGCGTCACCCCTTCCGCCGGAGGCACTCGTGTCTGA
- a CDS encoding FGGY-family carbohydrate kinase — translation MSDPRTPALDGIWLGLDLGTQSARCVAVDGTGRVLASAARPLTGRREGRRHEQDPEEWWSALAAACREALAGIDTRRVRGLAVDGTSGTILLADAHGTPLTPGLMYDDGRADTQTGAVNAAGGDVWQELGYRSMQPTWALPKLRWLLEQGKAVRGARLLHQVDLVTWRLAGYQVPSDASHALKTGYHLIEERWPERVMDALGVPGDLLPEVVRPGTVLGTVCAEAAEATGIPPGTAVVAGMTDGCAAQIGAGALAPGAWNSVLGTTLVLKGSSPYLVRDPAGVVYCHRGPGERWLPGGASSSGAGVLSQYFHGENLDVLTEQAAALDADAVAYPLVSTGGERFPFRAPDAEPFILGDVPTRPAAFHAYLLGLACLERLCFDYLDHLGAPVDGPLTLTGGGARNPYWCRLRADVLGRRVRLPEQAEGAVGMAVLAATSGGAGLEEAAAAMVRIAAEIEPSPARTARYTPVYLRFLDELTRRGWLDQAVAAHARRRAAP, via the coding sequence GTGTCTGACCCCCGCACCCCCGCCCTCGACGGCATCTGGCTCGGCCTCGACCTCGGCACCCAGAGCGCCCGCTGCGTCGCCGTCGACGGCACCGGCCGCGTCCTCGCCTCCGCCGCCCGTCCGTTGACCGGCCGCCGCGAGGGCAGACGGCACGAGCAGGACCCCGAGGAGTGGTGGTCGGCACTCGCCGCCGCCTGCCGGGAGGCGCTCGCGGGCATCGACACCCGGCGCGTGCGCGGCCTCGCCGTCGACGGCACCTCCGGCACCATCCTGCTCGCCGACGCCCACGGCACCCCGCTCACCCCCGGCCTGATGTACGACGACGGGCGCGCCGACACCCAGACCGGGGCCGTCAACGCGGCGGGCGGGGACGTCTGGCAGGAGCTGGGCTACCGCAGCATGCAGCCGACCTGGGCGCTGCCCAAGCTCCGCTGGCTGCTGGAGCAGGGAAAGGCGGTGCGGGGCGCCCGGCTGCTGCACCAAGTCGACCTGGTGACCTGGAGACTGGCCGGGTATCAGGTGCCCTCCGACGCCAGCCATGCCCTCAAGACCGGCTATCACCTCATCGAGGAGCGCTGGCCGGAGCGGGTGATGGACGCCCTCGGAGTGCCCGGGGACCTGCTGCCCGAGGTCGTACGGCCCGGAACGGTGCTGGGCACGGTCTGCGCCGAGGCCGCCGAGGCCACCGGCATTCCGCCCGGCACCGCCGTCGTCGCCGGGATGACCGACGGCTGCGCCGCCCAGATCGGCGCCGGGGCCCTGGCGCCCGGCGCCTGGAACTCCGTCCTGGGCACCACCCTCGTCCTCAAGGGCAGCAGCCCGTACCTGGTCCGGGACCCGGCGGGCGTCGTCTACTGCCACCGCGGCCCGGGGGAGCGCTGGCTGCCGGGCGGGGCCTCCAGCAGCGGCGCCGGAGTGCTCTCCCAGTACTTCCACGGCGAGAACCTCGACGTGCTCACCGAGCAGGCCGCCGCCCTCGATGCGGACGCCGTCGCCTACCCCCTGGTCTCCACCGGCGGGGAACGCTTCCCCTTCCGCGCCCCCGACGCCGAACCGTTCATCCTCGGTGACGTCCCCACCCGGCCCGCCGCCTTCCACGCCTACCTCCTCGGCCTCGCCTGCCTCGAACGGCTCTGCTTCGACTATCTCGACCACCTCGGCGCCCCCGTCGACGGGCCGCTCACCCTCACCGGCGGCGGCGCCCGCAACCCCTACTGGTGCCGTCTGCGCGCCGATGTCCTCGGCCGCCGCGTACGCCTGCCCGAACAGGCCGAGGGCGCTGTCGGCATGGCCGTCCTCGCCGCCACCTCCGGCGGCGCCGGCCTGGAGGAGGCCGCCGCGGCCATGGTCCGCATCGCAGCCGAGATCGAGCCGTCCCCGGCCCGCACCGCCCGCTACACCCCCGTCTACCTCCGCTTCCTCGACGAACTGACCCGCCGCGGCTGGCTCGACCAGGCCGTGGCCGCACATGCCCGCAGGAGGGCCGCTCCGTGA
- a CDS encoding histidine phosphatase family protein, whose protein sequence is MTDFILVRHGETVWHAENRYAGRTDVPLTDHGRDQATALAAWAATAGLTAVWSSPLSRARLTAAPAADACGLAPRTDERLYEVDFGRGEGLTRDEMRERFPRELADFLADPVACHLPGGEHPRRAAERAAACLADLARDEPSGRILVVAHSTLLRLLLCHLLGIPLADYRRVFPRLDNGALTEIRLAHGHTALLSFNTPAPTQTPAFH, encoded by the coding sequence GTGACCGACTTCATCCTCGTACGCCACGGCGAAACCGTCTGGCATGCGGAGAACCGCTATGCCGGCCGCACCGACGTGCCCCTGACCGACCACGGCCGCGACCAGGCCACCGCGCTCGCCGCCTGGGCCGCCACCGCCGGCCTGACCGCCGTCTGGAGCTCCCCGCTCTCCCGCGCCCGGCTCACCGCCGCCCCCGCCGCCGACGCCTGCGGTCTGGCCCCGCGGACCGACGAGCGGCTCTACGAAGTCGACTTCGGCCGGGGCGAGGGCCTGACCCGCGACGAGATGCGCGAGCGCTTCCCGCGGGAGCTGGCGGACTTCCTCGCCGACCCGGTCGCCTGCCATCTGCCCGGCGGCGAACACCCCCGCCGCGCCGCCGAACGCGCCGCCGCCTGTCTGGCCGACCTCGCCCGCGACGAGCCCTCCGGCCGGATCCTCGTCGTCGCCCACTCCACCCTCCTGCGGCTGCTGCTGTGCCACCTCCTCGGCATTCCGCTCGCCGACTACCGCCGGGTCTTCCCCCGGCTGGACAACGGCGCCCTGACCGAGATCCGCCTCGCCCACGGCCACACCGCGCTGCTCAGCTTCAACACCCCCGCGCCGACCCAGACCCCTGCCTTCCACTGA
- a CDS encoding 2-hydroxyacid dehydrogenase, translating into MSTSVLAAGNHFIRPGLFADAVRTAVGETPLDIRELQFGWPHTPFGPVAEVIEASGTEDEMIEALRGVEICVTEHGPLTARILANCPDLKLFCTSRGGPVNANLDAATRHGVAVCYAPGRNATATAEHTLTLLLAAARGVGDTHADLRRGVWRGDYYDYDTCGIEIDGTTVGLIGYGAIGSRVARILAAMGARVLVHDPYVRPDMLAGIAEQVTLDELLIRSRIVSLHARVTDETRGMIGRDQIAAMPRGSVLVNCARGALLDYDAVCEALESGQLSGAGFDVFPEEPIPAGSRLLTAPGAVLTPHIAGGSRQVAHKAARIVAGDVARYLRGEPLAHCANPEVLKGA; encoded by the coding sequence ATGAGCACCAGCGTCCTCGCCGCCGGCAACCACTTCATCCGCCCTGGCCTGTTCGCCGATGCGGTAAGGACGGCTGTAGGGGAAACACCGCTGGACATCAGGGAGTTGCAGTTCGGCTGGCCGCACACCCCCTTCGGACCGGTCGCCGAGGTCATCGAGGCGTCCGGCACCGAGGACGAGATGATCGAGGCGCTACGCGGCGTCGAGATCTGCGTCACCGAACACGGCCCGCTCACCGCCCGCATCCTCGCCAACTGCCCCGATCTGAAGCTGTTCTGCACCAGCCGCGGCGGCCCGGTCAACGCCAACCTCGACGCCGCCACCCGGCACGGCGTCGCCGTCTGCTACGCCCCCGGCCGCAATGCCACCGCCACCGCGGAACACACCCTCACCCTGCTCCTCGCCGCGGCCCGCGGCGTCGGCGACACCCACGCCGACCTGCGCCGCGGCGTCTGGCGCGGCGACTACTACGACTACGACACCTGCGGCATAGAGATCGACGGCACCACCGTCGGCCTGATCGGCTACGGCGCCATCGGCAGCCGCGTCGCCCGGATCCTCGCCGCAATGGGCGCCCGTGTCCTCGTCCACGACCCGTACGTCCGCCCCGACATGCTGGCCGGAATCGCCGAGCAGGTCACGCTCGACGAGCTGCTGATCCGCTCCCGGATCGTCTCGCTGCACGCACGGGTGACCGACGAGACCAGGGGCATGATCGGCCGCGACCAGATCGCCGCCATGCCGCGCGGCTCCGTGCTGGTCAACTGCGCCCGCGGTGCGCTGCTCGACTACGACGCGGTGTGCGAGGCGCTGGAGTCCGGCCAGCTGTCCGGCGCCGGGTTCGATGTGTTCCCCGAGGAGCCGATCCCGGCCGGTTCGCGACTGCTGACCGCTCCCGGCGCCGTCCTCACCCCGCATATCGCGGGCGGCAGCCGCCAGGTCGCCCACAAGGCCGCACGGATCGTCGCCGGGGACGTCGCCCGCTATCTGCGCGGTGAGCCGCTGGCACACTGCGCCAACCCCGAGGTCCTGAAGGGCGCCTGA
- a CDS encoding alkaline phosphatase family protein has product MKPPSPRLRTALAATLGALGLLVTATTAQAHNTPTPTPSHRPRALPAYDHVVIVVFENKQYGEIIGSSKAPYINQLAQGGASLTGMKALTHPSQPNYFNLFSGATQGITGDGCYTAQSMNAPNLGQELIAAGKTFGSYNEGLPSAGSTVCSSGKYAQKHNPWFAFGNVPVATGKTFAQFPKDDFGALPTLSFVIPDLCNDMHDCGVASGDTWIKNNLDSYARWAKDHNSLLMLTWDEDNYLGSNQIASVFSGAHVKKGDVAGAYNHYSLLRTFEDMYGTGHAGNAATATPVTGVFDTGVR; this is encoded by the coding sequence ATGAAACCCCCCTCACCGCGCCTGCGCACCGCGCTGGCCGCGACCCTCGGCGCGCTCGGCCTGCTCGTCACGGCCACCACCGCCCAGGCACACAACACCCCCACCCCCACCCCGTCCCACCGGCCCAGGGCCTTGCCCGCCTACGACCACGTCGTGATCGTCGTCTTCGAGAACAAGCAGTACGGCGAGATCATCGGCAGCTCCAAGGCGCCCTACATCAACCAACTCGCCCAGGGCGGCGCCAGCCTGACCGGCATGAAGGCGCTCACCCACCCCAGCCAGCCGAACTACTTCAACCTCTTCTCCGGCGCCACCCAGGGCATCACCGGCGACGGCTGCTACACCGCCCAGTCGATGAACGCCCCCAACCTCGGCCAGGAGCTGATCGCCGCCGGCAAAACCTTCGGCAGCTACAACGAGGGCCTGCCCAGCGCGGGTTCCACGGTCTGCTCCAGCGGCAAGTACGCGCAGAAGCACAACCCGTGGTTCGCCTTCGGCAACGTCCCCGTCGCCACCGGCAAGACCTTCGCGCAGTTCCCCAAGGACGACTTCGGCGCGCTGCCGACGCTGTCGTTCGTCATCCCGGACCTGTGCAACGACATGCACGACTGCGGCGTCGCCAGCGGTGACACCTGGATCAAGAACAACCTCGATTCCTACGCCCGGTGGGCCAAGGACCACAACAGCCTGCTGATGCTGACCTGGGACGAGGACAACTACCTCGGCTCCAACCAGATCGCCTCCGTGTTCTCCGGCGCCCACGTCAAAAAGGGCGATGTCGCGGGGGCGTACAACCACTACAGCCTCCTGCGCACCTTCGAGGACATGTACGGCACCGGCCACGCGGGCAACGCCGCCACGGCCACCCCGGTGACCGGGGTGTTCGACACCGGCGTCCGCTGA
- a CDS encoding MFS transporter: protein MYLSSSRAADASAGVVRDRPGIRRAVAGTVVALGLVSMVTDVSSEMVTAVLPLYLVAGLGMTPLAYGLLDGVYQGVTALVRLAGSYAADRTHRRKLVAGSGYALSAVCKLGLLAVTTPWAIGAVLAADRTGKGLRSAPRDALISLSTAPEDQGRAFGVHRTLDTAGALLGPLAAFAVLWPARDAYDAVFQVSFCCAVFGVLLLALYVREPRAAQRPAHPPRPGLVRALRTLAGTPGVPRLSLAAVLLGAATISDAFLYLVLQQRHHLDARWFPLLPVGTAAAFLLLALPVGRLADRVGRLRVFLAGHGALLAAYFLLLLPLGSDTQLPAIAALFVLLGIFYAATDGVLMAAAAPLLPPALRASGLALVQTGQAVGRFAAAVLFGAAWTALGPATALAAAAAVLAAALALCLPVLLRDRPSATGKAVV, encoded by the coding sequence GTGTATCTCTCGTCCAGCCGCGCCGCCGACGCCTCGGCCGGTGTCGTCCGCGACCGGCCCGGTATCCGCCGCGCCGTCGCCGGCACCGTCGTCGCCCTCGGCCTGGTCAGCATGGTCACGGACGTCTCCTCGGAGATGGTCACCGCGGTCCTGCCGCTGTATCTGGTCGCCGGCCTCGGCATGACCCCGCTCGCCTACGGGCTGCTCGACGGCGTCTACCAGGGCGTCACCGCACTGGTCCGCCTGGCCGGTTCGTACGCCGCCGACCGCACCCACCGCCGCAAACTCGTCGCGGGCAGCGGCTACGCCCTGTCCGCGGTCTGCAAACTCGGACTGCTCGCCGTCACCACCCCCTGGGCGATCGGCGCCGTCCTGGCCGCCGACCGCACCGGCAAGGGCCTGCGCAGCGCCCCGCGCGACGCCCTGATCTCGCTGTCCACCGCCCCCGAGGACCAGGGCCGCGCCTTCGGCGTCCACCGCACCCTGGACACCGCCGGCGCCCTCCTCGGCCCGCTCGCCGCCTTCGCCGTCCTGTGGCCGGCCCGCGACGCCTATGACGCGGTCTTCCAGGTCAGCTTCTGCTGCGCCGTGTTCGGTGTGCTGCTGCTGGCCCTGTACGTCCGCGAGCCCCGCGCCGCCCAGCGCCCCGCGCACCCTCCCCGCCCGGGCCTCGTACGGGCGCTGCGCACCCTGGCCGGTACCCCGGGCGTACCCCGGCTGAGCCTGGCCGCCGTCCTGCTGGGCGCCGCCACTATCAGCGACGCCTTCCTCTACCTCGTCCTCCAGCAGCGCCACCACCTCGATGCCCGCTGGTTCCCGCTGCTTCCGGTCGGCACCGCGGCGGCCTTCCTGCTGCTCGCGCTCCCGGTCGGCCGCCTCGCCGACCGGGTGGGGCGGCTGCGGGTCTTCCTGGCCGGGCACGGCGCCCTGCTCGCCGCCTATTTCCTGCTGCTGCTCCCCCTCGGCAGTGACACCCAACTCCCCGCCATCGCCGCCCTGTTCGTCCTCCTGGGCATCTTCTACGCCGCCACCGACGGGGTCCTGATGGCCGCCGCCGCGCCCCTTCTCCCACCTGCCCTGCGGGCCAGCGGTCTCGCCCTGGTGCAGACCGGTCAGGCCGTCGGCCGGTTCGCCGCCGCGGTCCTCTTCGGGGCGGCCTGGACCGCCCTGGGGCCCGCGACGGCCCTGGCCGCGGCGGCCGCCGTGCTGGCCGCCGCGCTCGCGCTCTGCCTGCCGGTCCTCCTCCGCGACCGGCCCTCCGCCACCGGAAAGGCCGTCGTATGA